A DNA window from Mauremys reevesii isolate NIE-2019 linkage group 17, ASM1616193v1, whole genome shotgun sequence contains the following coding sequences:
- the LOC120385106 gene encoding zinc finger protein 551-like — translation ILSGKRKNTCTECGKTFTYRSNLVVHKRLHTGERPYECSECGKSFTSSSSLSKHQRIHTGERPYECCECGKSFITSSDLSKHQIIHTEKRPYECRECGKTFTSSSSLSKHQRIHTGERPYECRECGKNFTSSSNLSQHQRIHTGERPYECHECGKTFTYRSHLVVHKRLHTGERPYECSECGKSFTRSSNLTGHQRIHTGERPYVCSECGKTFSHRSHHLTHLRIHTGERPYVCSDCGKNFIHRQQLNCHQRIHTGMRPNGSSECGKTLSCH, via the coding sequence atcctgagcggaaagaggaaaaatacatgcactgagtgtggaaaaaccttcacttacagatcaaATCTTGTTGTTCATaagagactccacacaggggagaggccctatgaatgcagtgagtgtgggaaaagcttcactagcagctcaagcctttctaaacatcagagaatccacacaggggagaggccctatgaatgctgtgagtgtgggaaaagctttattaccagctcagacctttctaaacatcagataatccacacagagaagagaccctatgaatgccgtgagtgtgggaaaaccttcactagcagctcaagcctttctaaacatcagagaatccacacaggggagaggccctatgaatgccgtgagtgtgggaaaaacttcactagcagctcaaacctttctcaacatcagagaatccacacaggggagagaccctatgaatgccatgagtgtgggaaaacattCACTTACAGATCACATCTTGTTGTTCATaagagactccacacaggggagaggccctatgaatgcagtgagtgtgggaaaagcttcactcgcagctcaaaccttactgggcatcagagaatccacacaggagagaggccctatgtatgcagtgagtgtgggaaaaccttcagtcacagATCACACCACCTTACCCAtctcagaatccacacaggagagaggccctatgtatgcagtgATTGTGGAAAAAACTTCATTCACCGCCAGCAGCTTAAttgccatcagagaatccacacaggtatgcgacccaatggaagcagtgagtgtgggaaaaccttgtcttgccactga